From the Meleagris gallopavo isolate NT-WF06-2002-E0010 breed Aviagen turkey brand Nicholas breeding stock chromosome 17, Turkey_5.1, whole genome shotgun sequence genome, one window contains:
- the WDR66 gene encoding cilia- and flagella-associated protein 251 isoform X2 — protein MDDSSDTALKESSPDGQMHREAAMPPQQDSMAAAQEDGALGNAAAAAPQRAPGELEERSDAPSRVWGAQPGLLFQGEKQSCHPLSLSWALGYNSSLAVHSIEDGMLLYVCAHTVVVHDVLGSRQHHLQGHANAISCLCVSEDRRWVATADQGPDPLVIIWDAFSGIPVRTIFDSHAGSGVCAIAISRDAKCLVTISAGMVQRVCMWRWTYPDESPVCYVELSPEFGFQDFVIFNPQNPYEFVSNSKTQVIFYLWGDAGLQYSTPPLTKQVLTGTSAGKVVVWDVERKRGLAKEPQGRLRGMKATKLVPMQEESLTVLLVLESCIVTGDVRGQVKFYNGHLQLLACSDHSGTGPIQSISFSKTPSDPPGASSTSSHPFAARNFILSTSDATVLRVATDGTDFEKVMKEAKKAVTAIACHPQQSWLAMGSHCGLLKVWDYKQLQLLVSRIFSSAGVQCLSYDPAGSFLATGLTDGSVHVLDAISLLSCCEVFRFSRGPITHVQFSHDSEYLATADEKYAVTVYKRVLQNERRCWEHLAGLHSHYKPIRSILFGIQLDGSEPRLLSLGEDRQLIEYDLSSSSKDQLVVLHRHRVEQAAVPLCLAWYPHFSTESFILTANSCYKMKLYNATTKMCRKTLLGPTYGSPLEKMQILPKSAAEPQKRYLAYITKDKVGLQILPVDGNPHKSSAFICHPDGASDLAISYDGRYIFTAGGSDRTVLKWEVNLNALEAAASLGGEDLVPFYRLLDGGQDGEFFRELEDYFYYVQLRSHGIDMLESRQVSMYIPLEEIPSVMRAMGFYPSEEEIEEMINEVKFSEFVDTGEQVTKINLRDFIKLYINHRPAFGLSMKTIRQAFQVLGYENENGDKVIDRGDLLSLLQCRGEHMMEDELALCLSALLGRHPMGGRSDLDVCDPSGAAALMEEEIPEQITAERFTAGILGLSIAEPEKRTVK, from the exons ATGGATGATTCAAGTGACACTGCACTGAAGGAGTCGTCCCCAGATGGACAGATGCATCGAGAGGCAGCAATGCCACCCCAGCAG GACTCCATGGCTGCTGCCCAGGAAGATGGAGctctgggaaatgctgcagcagctgcacctCAGAGGGCTCCTGGAGAGCTGGAGGAGCGCAGCGATGCTCCCAGCCGTGTGTGGGGTGCGCAGCCTGGCCTGCTATTCCAGggagagaagcagagctgccacccTCTC AGCCTGTCCTGGGCGCTGGGCTACAacagcagcctggctgtgcaCAGCATTGAGGATGGGATGCTGCTGTATGTCTGTGCCCACACAGTGGTGGTCCACGATGTCcttggcagcaggcagcaccacCTGCAG gGTCATGCAAATGCCATCTCATGCCTGTGTGTCAGTGAGGACAGGCGCTGGGTTGCCACTGCTGACCAAGGTCCAGACCCTTTGGTCATCATATGGGATGCCTTTTCCGG GATCCCGGTGCGCACCATCTTTGACAGCCATGCAGGCAGTGGGGTCTGCGCTATCGCCATCTCCCGGGATGCAAAGTGTTTGGTTACCATCAGTGCTGGCATGGTGCAG AGGGTCTGTATGTGGAGGTGGACATATCCTGATGAGAGCCCCGTGTGTTATGTGGAGCTGAGCCCTGAGTTTGGCTTCCAG gattttgtcatttttaatcCCCAAAATCCCTATGAGTTtgtcagcaacagcaaaacCCAAGTGATATTTTATCTGTGG GGTGATGCTGGTTTGCAGTACAGCACTCCTCCTTTGACCAAGCAG GTGCTGACGGGCACTTCGGCTGGGAAGGTGGTGGTGTGGGATGTGGAGAGAAAGCGGGGGCTGGCCAAGGAGCCGCAGGGCAGGCTGCGTGGCATGAAGGCCACCAAGCTGGTGCCGATGCAGGAAGAAAGTCTGACAGTGCTGTTGGTGTTGGAGAG ctgcatagtgacaGGGGATGTGAGAGGCCAGGTGAAGTTCTACAATGggcacctgcagctcctggccTGCTCTGACCACAGCGGTACGGGTCCCATTCAGTCCATCTCCTTCTCCAAAACTCCTTCAGATCCTCCTGGTGCCTCTTCTACCAGCAGCCACCCCTTTGCTGCTAG GAACTTTATCCTTTCAACCTCTGATGCAACAGTGCTCCGTGTTGCGACAGATGGGACAGACTTTGAAAAAGTCATGAAAGAGGCCAAGAAAGCAGTGACGGCCATTGCATGCCATCCTCAGCAGTCGTGGCTTGCCATGGGCAGTCACTGCGGGCTGCTGAAGGTGTGGGACTAcaagcagctccagctccttgtgAGCAGGATATTCTCCAGTGCTGGAGTCCAGTGCCTGTCCTATGATCCTGCAG GCTCCTTCCTGGCCACTGGTCTTACCGATGGGAGCGTGCATGTCCTCGATGCCATTtccctgctgtcctgctgtgAGGTGTTCAGGTTCTCGCGGGGCCCCATAACTCACGTCCAGTTCTCCCATGACTCTGAGTACCTCGCAACTGCT GatgaaaaatatgcagtgaCTGTTTACAAAAGGGTTCTGCAGAATGAGCGTAGGTGCTGGGAACACCTGGCAGGGCTGCACTCCCACTACAAGCCCATCCGGAGCATCCTGTTTGGGATCCAGCTGGATGGCAGTGAGCCCCGGCTGCTGAGCCTTGGGGAGGACAGGCAGCTG ATTGAATATgacctgagcagcagcagcaaagaccAGCTGGTGGTCCTGCACAGACATCGTGTAGAGCAGGCTGCAGTGCCCCTCTGCTTGGCCTGGTATCCACATTTCAGCACCGAGTCCTTCATCCTCACGGCCAACAGCTGCTACAAAATGAAGCTCTACAATGCAACAACCAAAATGTGCAG AAAGACTCTTCTGGGACCAACCTATGGCTCACCACTGGAGAAGATGCAAATCCTGCCAAAGAGTGCTGCAGAGCCCCAGAAGCGCTATCTGGCATACATTACCAAGGACAAG GTGGGCCTGCAGATTCTGCCCGTTGATGGTAACCCTCACAAGTCCTCAGCTTTCATTTGCCATCCAGATGGTGCTTCTGACCTGGCCATCTCCTACGATGGGCGCTACATCTTTACGGCTGGGGGGAGTGACCGCACTGTTCTAAAGTGGGAGGTGAACCTAAA tgccttggAAGCTGCCGCATCCCTGGGTGGGGAGGACCTGGTCCCGTTCTACAGACTGCTGGATGGCGGCCAGGACGGTGAATTCTTCAGG GAGCTGGAAGACTATTTCTACTATGTGCAGCTGCGCAGCCATGGCATTGATATGCTGGAGAGCAGGCAGGTGTCAATGTACATTCCCTTGGAGGAAATTCCTTCTGTAATGAGAGCAATGGGATTTTATCCATCCGAGGAAGAG ATTGAAGAAATGATAAATGAAGTAAAATTCAGTGAGTTTGTGGATACTGGAGAACAAGTGACAAAAATCAATTTAAGGGATTTTATCAAACTTTATATAAATCATCGGCCCGCGTTTGGCTTGTCAATGAAAACAATACGCCAAGCATTTCAAGTCCTTGGTTATGAGAATGAGAATGGTGACAAAGTTATTGACAGAGGAGACTTGCTGTCACTCCTACAGTGCAGGG GAGAGCATATGATGGAGGATGAGCTGGCACTGTGTCTGTCTGCCCTGCTGGGCAGGCATCCAATGGGAGGAAGATCTGACCTGGACGTATGTGATCCCTCAG GTGCAGCAGCTttgatggaagaagaaattcCAGAGCAAATCACAGCAGAGAGATTCACTGCCGGCATTCTTGGCCTATCCATTGCTGAGccagaaaaaagaacagtaaaatgA
- the WDR66 gene encoding cilia- and flagella-associated protein 251 isoform X1, translating into MDDSSDTALKESSPDGQMHREAAMPPQQDSMAAAQEDGALGNAAAAAPQRAPGELEERSDAPSRVWGAQPGLLFQGEKQSCHPLSLSWALGYNSSLAVHSIEDGMLLYVCAHTVVVHDVLGSRQHHLQGHANAISCLCVSEDRRWVATADQGPDPLVIIWDAFSGIPVRTIFDSHAGSGVCAIAISRDAKCLVTISAGMVQRVCMWRWTYPDESPVCYVELSPEFGFQDFVIFNPQNPYEFVSNSKTQVIFYLWGDAGLQYSTPPLTKQTFGSTVGHFTQSAFHFNATQVLTGTSAGKVVVWDVERKRGLAKEPQGRLRGMKATKLVPMQEESLTVLLVLESCIVTGDVRGQVKFYNGHLQLLACSDHSGTGPIQSISFSKTPSDPPGASSTSSHPFAARNFILSTSDATVLRVATDGTDFEKVMKEAKKAVTAIACHPQQSWLAMGSHCGLLKVWDYKQLQLLVSRIFSSAGVQCLSYDPAGSFLATGLTDGSVHVLDAISLLSCCEVFRFSRGPITHVQFSHDSEYLATADEKYAVTVYKRVLQNERRCWEHLAGLHSHYKPIRSILFGIQLDGSEPRLLSLGEDRQLIEYDLSSSSKDQLVVLHRHRVEQAAVPLCLAWYPHFSTESFILTANSCYKMKLYNATTKMCRKTLLGPTYGSPLEKMQILPKSAAEPQKRYLAYITKDKVGLQILPVDGNPHKSSAFICHPDGASDLAISYDGRYIFTAGGSDRTVLKWEVNLNALEAAASLGGEDLVPFYRLLDGGQDGEFFRELEDYFYYVQLRSHGIDMLESRQVSMYIPLEEIPSVMRAMGFYPSEEEIEEMINEVKFSEFVDTGEQVTKINLRDFIKLYINHRPAFGLSMKTIRQAFQVLGYENENGDKVIDRGDLLSLLQCRGEHMMEDELALCLSALLGRHPMGGRSDLDVCDPSGAAALMEEEIPEQITAERFTAGILGLSIAEPEKRTVK; encoded by the exons ATGGATGATTCAAGTGACACTGCACTGAAGGAGTCGTCCCCAGATGGACAGATGCATCGAGAGGCAGCAATGCCACCCCAGCAG GACTCCATGGCTGCTGCCCAGGAAGATGGAGctctgggaaatgctgcagcagctgcacctCAGAGGGCTCCTGGAGAGCTGGAGGAGCGCAGCGATGCTCCCAGCCGTGTGTGGGGTGCGCAGCCTGGCCTGCTATTCCAGggagagaagcagagctgccacccTCTC AGCCTGTCCTGGGCGCTGGGCTACAacagcagcctggctgtgcaCAGCATTGAGGATGGGATGCTGCTGTATGTCTGTGCCCACACAGTGGTGGTCCACGATGTCcttggcagcaggcagcaccacCTGCAG gGTCATGCAAATGCCATCTCATGCCTGTGTGTCAGTGAGGACAGGCGCTGGGTTGCCACTGCTGACCAAGGTCCAGACCCTTTGGTCATCATATGGGATGCCTTTTCCGG GATCCCGGTGCGCACCATCTTTGACAGCCATGCAGGCAGTGGGGTCTGCGCTATCGCCATCTCCCGGGATGCAAAGTGTTTGGTTACCATCAGTGCTGGCATGGTGCAG AGGGTCTGTATGTGGAGGTGGACATATCCTGATGAGAGCCCCGTGTGTTATGTGGAGCTGAGCCCTGAGTTTGGCTTCCAG gattttgtcatttttaatcCCCAAAATCCCTATGAGTTtgtcagcaacagcaaaacCCAAGTGATATTTTATCTGTGG GGTGATGCTGGTTTGCAGTACAGCACTCCTCCTTTGACCAAGCAG ACCTTTGGCAGCACAGTGGGACACTTCACCCAGTCAGCTTTCCATTTCAACGCCACGCAGGTGCTGACGGGCACTTCGGCTGGGAAGGTGGTGGTGTGGGATGTGGAGAGAAAGCGGGGGCTGGCCAAGGAGCCGCAGGGCAGGCTGCGTGGCATGAAGGCCACCAAGCTGGTGCCGATGCAGGAAGAAAGTCTGACAGTGCTGTTGGTGTTGGAGAG ctgcatagtgacaGGGGATGTGAGAGGCCAGGTGAAGTTCTACAATGggcacctgcagctcctggccTGCTCTGACCACAGCGGTACGGGTCCCATTCAGTCCATCTCCTTCTCCAAAACTCCTTCAGATCCTCCTGGTGCCTCTTCTACCAGCAGCCACCCCTTTGCTGCTAG GAACTTTATCCTTTCAACCTCTGATGCAACAGTGCTCCGTGTTGCGACAGATGGGACAGACTTTGAAAAAGTCATGAAAGAGGCCAAGAAAGCAGTGACGGCCATTGCATGCCATCCTCAGCAGTCGTGGCTTGCCATGGGCAGTCACTGCGGGCTGCTGAAGGTGTGGGACTAcaagcagctccagctccttgtgAGCAGGATATTCTCCAGTGCTGGAGTCCAGTGCCTGTCCTATGATCCTGCAG GCTCCTTCCTGGCCACTGGTCTTACCGATGGGAGCGTGCATGTCCTCGATGCCATTtccctgctgtcctgctgtgAGGTGTTCAGGTTCTCGCGGGGCCCCATAACTCACGTCCAGTTCTCCCATGACTCTGAGTACCTCGCAACTGCT GatgaaaaatatgcagtgaCTGTTTACAAAAGGGTTCTGCAGAATGAGCGTAGGTGCTGGGAACACCTGGCAGGGCTGCACTCCCACTACAAGCCCATCCGGAGCATCCTGTTTGGGATCCAGCTGGATGGCAGTGAGCCCCGGCTGCTGAGCCTTGGGGAGGACAGGCAGCTG ATTGAATATgacctgagcagcagcagcaaagaccAGCTGGTGGTCCTGCACAGACATCGTGTAGAGCAGGCTGCAGTGCCCCTCTGCTTGGCCTGGTATCCACATTTCAGCACCGAGTCCTTCATCCTCACGGCCAACAGCTGCTACAAAATGAAGCTCTACAATGCAACAACCAAAATGTGCAG AAAGACTCTTCTGGGACCAACCTATGGCTCACCACTGGAGAAGATGCAAATCCTGCCAAAGAGTGCTGCAGAGCCCCAGAAGCGCTATCTGGCATACATTACCAAGGACAAG GTGGGCCTGCAGATTCTGCCCGTTGATGGTAACCCTCACAAGTCCTCAGCTTTCATTTGCCATCCAGATGGTGCTTCTGACCTGGCCATCTCCTACGATGGGCGCTACATCTTTACGGCTGGGGGGAGTGACCGCACTGTTCTAAAGTGGGAGGTGAACCTAAA tgccttggAAGCTGCCGCATCCCTGGGTGGGGAGGACCTGGTCCCGTTCTACAGACTGCTGGATGGCGGCCAGGACGGTGAATTCTTCAGG GAGCTGGAAGACTATTTCTACTATGTGCAGCTGCGCAGCCATGGCATTGATATGCTGGAGAGCAGGCAGGTGTCAATGTACATTCCCTTGGAGGAAATTCCTTCTGTAATGAGAGCAATGGGATTTTATCCATCCGAGGAAGAG ATTGAAGAAATGATAAATGAAGTAAAATTCAGTGAGTTTGTGGATACTGGAGAACAAGTGACAAAAATCAATTTAAGGGATTTTATCAAACTTTATATAAATCATCGGCCCGCGTTTGGCTTGTCAATGAAAACAATACGCCAAGCATTTCAAGTCCTTGGTTATGAGAATGAGAATGGTGACAAAGTTATTGACAGAGGAGACTTGCTGTCACTCCTACAGTGCAGGG GAGAGCATATGATGGAGGATGAGCTGGCACTGTGTCTGTCTGCCCTGCTGGGCAGGCATCCAATGGGAGGAAGATCTGACCTGGACGTATGTGATCCCTCAG GTGCAGCAGCTttgatggaagaagaaattcCAGAGCAAATCACAGCAGAGAGATTCACTGCCGGCATTCTTGGCCTATCCATTGCTGAGccagaaaaaagaacagtaaaatgA
- the WDR66 gene encoding cilia- and flagella-associated protein 251 isoform X3 — protein sequence MDDSSDTALKESSPDGQMHREAAMPPQQDSMAAAQEDGALGNAAAAAPQRAPGELEERSDAPSRVWGAQPGLLFQGEKQSCHPLSLSWALGYNSSLAVHSIEDGMLLYVCAHTVVVHDVLGSRQHHLQGHANAISCLCVSEDRRWVATADQGPDPLVIIWDAFSGIPVRTIFDSHAGSGVCAIAISRDAKCLVTISAGMVQRVCMWRWTYPDESPVCYVELSPEFGFQDFVIFNPQNPYEFVSNSKTQVIFYLWGDAGLQYSTPPLTKQTFGSTVGHFTQSAFHFNATQVLTGTSAGKVVVWDVERKRGLAKEPQGRLRGMKATKLVPMQEESLTVLLVLESCIVTGDVRGQVKFYNGHLQLLACSDHSGTGPIQSISFSKTPSDPPGASSTSSHPFAARNFILSTSDATVLRVATDGTDFEKVMKEAKKAVTAIACHPQQSWLAMGSHCGLLKVWDYKQLQLLVSRIFSSAGVQCLSYDPAGSFLATGLTDGSVHVLDAISLLSCCEVFRFSRGPITHVQFSHDSEYLATADEKYAVTVYKRVLQNERRCWEHLAGLHSHYKPIRSILFGIQLDGSEPRLLSLGEDRQLIEYDLSSSSKDQLVVLHRHRVEQAAVPLCLAWYPHFSTESFILTANSCYKMKLYNATTKMCRKTLLGPTYGSPLEKMQILPKSAAEPQKRYLAYITKDKVGLQILPVDGNPHKSSAFICHPDGASDLAISYDGRYIFTAGGSDRTVLKWEVNLKSWKTISTMCSCAAMALICWRAGRCQCTFPWRKFLL from the exons ATGGATGATTCAAGTGACACTGCACTGAAGGAGTCGTCCCCAGATGGACAGATGCATCGAGAGGCAGCAATGCCACCCCAGCAG GACTCCATGGCTGCTGCCCAGGAAGATGGAGctctgggaaatgctgcagcagctgcacctCAGAGGGCTCCTGGAGAGCTGGAGGAGCGCAGCGATGCTCCCAGCCGTGTGTGGGGTGCGCAGCCTGGCCTGCTATTCCAGggagagaagcagagctgccacccTCTC AGCCTGTCCTGGGCGCTGGGCTACAacagcagcctggctgtgcaCAGCATTGAGGATGGGATGCTGCTGTATGTCTGTGCCCACACAGTGGTGGTCCACGATGTCcttggcagcaggcagcaccacCTGCAG gGTCATGCAAATGCCATCTCATGCCTGTGTGTCAGTGAGGACAGGCGCTGGGTTGCCACTGCTGACCAAGGTCCAGACCCTTTGGTCATCATATGGGATGCCTTTTCCGG GATCCCGGTGCGCACCATCTTTGACAGCCATGCAGGCAGTGGGGTCTGCGCTATCGCCATCTCCCGGGATGCAAAGTGTTTGGTTACCATCAGTGCTGGCATGGTGCAG AGGGTCTGTATGTGGAGGTGGACATATCCTGATGAGAGCCCCGTGTGTTATGTGGAGCTGAGCCCTGAGTTTGGCTTCCAG gattttgtcatttttaatcCCCAAAATCCCTATGAGTTtgtcagcaacagcaaaacCCAAGTGATATTTTATCTGTGG GGTGATGCTGGTTTGCAGTACAGCACTCCTCCTTTGACCAAGCAG ACCTTTGGCAGCACAGTGGGACACTTCACCCAGTCAGCTTTCCATTTCAACGCCACGCAGGTGCTGACGGGCACTTCGGCTGGGAAGGTGGTGGTGTGGGATGTGGAGAGAAAGCGGGGGCTGGCCAAGGAGCCGCAGGGCAGGCTGCGTGGCATGAAGGCCACCAAGCTGGTGCCGATGCAGGAAGAAAGTCTGACAGTGCTGTTGGTGTTGGAGAG ctgcatagtgacaGGGGATGTGAGAGGCCAGGTGAAGTTCTACAATGggcacctgcagctcctggccTGCTCTGACCACAGCGGTACGGGTCCCATTCAGTCCATCTCCTTCTCCAAAACTCCTTCAGATCCTCCTGGTGCCTCTTCTACCAGCAGCCACCCCTTTGCTGCTAG GAACTTTATCCTTTCAACCTCTGATGCAACAGTGCTCCGTGTTGCGACAGATGGGACAGACTTTGAAAAAGTCATGAAAGAGGCCAAGAAAGCAGTGACGGCCATTGCATGCCATCCTCAGCAGTCGTGGCTTGCCATGGGCAGTCACTGCGGGCTGCTGAAGGTGTGGGACTAcaagcagctccagctccttgtgAGCAGGATATTCTCCAGTGCTGGAGTCCAGTGCCTGTCCTATGATCCTGCAG GCTCCTTCCTGGCCACTGGTCTTACCGATGGGAGCGTGCATGTCCTCGATGCCATTtccctgctgtcctgctgtgAGGTGTTCAGGTTCTCGCGGGGCCCCATAACTCACGTCCAGTTCTCCCATGACTCTGAGTACCTCGCAACTGCT GatgaaaaatatgcagtgaCTGTTTACAAAAGGGTTCTGCAGAATGAGCGTAGGTGCTGGGAACACCTGGCAGGGCTGCACTCCCACTACAAGCCCATCCGGAGCATCCTGTTTGGGATCCAGCTGGATGGCAGTGAGCCCCGGCTGCTGAGCCTTGGGGAGGACAGGCAGCTG ATTGAATATgacctgagcagcagcagcaaagaccAGCTGGTGGTCCTGCACAGACATCGTGTAGAGCAGGCTGCAGTGCCCCTCTGCTTGGCCTGGTATCCACATTTCAGCACCGAGTCCTTCATCCTCACGGCCAACAGCTGCTACAAAATGAAGCTCTACAATGCAACAACCAAAATGTGCAG AAAGACTCTTCTGGGACCAACCTATGGCTCACCACTGGAGAAGATGCAAATCCTGCCAAAGAGTGCTGCAGAGCCCCAGAAGCGCTATCTGGCATACATTACCAAGGACAAG GTGGGCCTGCAGATTCTGCCCGTTGATGGTAACCCTCACAAGTCCTCAGCTTTCATTTGCCATCCAGATGGTGCTTCTGACCTGGCCATCTCCTACGATGGGCGCTACATCTTTACGGCTGGGGGGAGTGACCGCACTGTTCTAAAGTGGGAGGTGAACCTAAA GAGCTGGAAGACTATTTCTACTATGTGCAGCTGCGCAGCCATGGCATTGATATGCTGGAGAGCAGGCAGGTGTCAATGTACATTCCCTTGGAGGAAATTCCTTCTGTAA